Proteins from a genomic interval of uncultured Desulfuromusa sp.:
- the rpmF gene encoding 50S ribosomal protein L32, with protein sequence MAVPKKKTSKSKKNMRRSHDAITAPGISVCPQCQEPKLPHRVCPHCGTYKGKEIISSDEV encoded by the coding sequence ATGGCAGTTCCAAAGAAAAAAACCTCTAAATCGAAAAAAAATATGCGTCGTTCTCATGACGCAATTACTGCACCTGGTATTTCTGTGTGTCCTCAATGTCAAGAGCCTAAGTTGCCACATCGTGTGTGTCCGCACTGTGGAACCTATAAAGGTAAAGAAATTATCAGCAGTGATGAAGTCTGA
- a CDS encoding DUF177 domain-containing protein produces MRLELKDIKGGMLEQDYSCTLDEFPDLINLVEKDAPKFQEPLVFKLRLQRTGKYVEVDGHLDAVVGLNCGRCLQDFELSLSESFSVTFVPRGNEDEPEEEIELDADELGLVTYVDETIELHDTLQEQLLMAVPISPLCHEGCRGLCPECGTNLNIEKCHCTGKIFNNKFNALAGIDFKRT; encoded by the coding sequence CAAAGGGGGGATGCTTGAGCAAGACTACTCCTGCACTCTGGATGAATTTCCGGATCTGATTAATCTTGTTGAAAAGGATGCTCCAAAGTTTCAAGAACCACTGGTTTTTAAATTGCGGCTACAGCGGACCGGAAAATATGTTGAAGTTGACGGTCATTTAGATGCTGTTGTCGGTTTGAATTGTGGTCGTTGTTTGCAGGATTTTGAGCTGTCTTTGTCGGAATCCTTCTCGGTCACTTTTGTTCCCCGGGGGAACGAGGATGAACCTGAGGAGGAGATTGAGCTTGATGCTGATGAGCTCGGGTTGGTCACATACGTTGACGAAACCATAGAATTACATGACACATTACAGGAGCAGTTGCTTATGGCGGTTCCAATCAGTCCGTTATGTCATGAGGGGTGTCGGGGGCTGTGTCCTGAGTGTGGAACAAATCTGAATATTGAAAAGTGTCATTGCACCGGAAAGATTTTTAATAATAAATTTAATGCATTAGCCGGTATCGATTTTAAAAGGACCTGA
- the plsX gene encoding phosphate acyltransferase PlsX produces the protein MTVKIAVDAMGGDNSPAVEVAGAVVACREWGCEVVLVGDTAKIQAELDKHEISNLSLEIHHASEVVGMHDSPSDALRKKKDSSIRVAFNLVQQGVASAVVSAGNSGAIMASGMFVLGRVNGVERPAIGTFLPNLNDQTMVLDMGANVDCKPTHLCQFAIMGSLYVENLLGKPHPRVGLLSNGEEEKKGNDLTRETHRLLKTSQLNYLGYVEGGDVYNGAVDVVVCDGFVGNVLLKVSEGLAVAIGTMLKQEIESRFLAKLGYFFSRQAFSAFKKRINPAEYGGAPLLGISGVGIVCHGSSDPMAISIAIRQAGEYAKIRFEEKLATLL, from the coding sequence ATGACTGTGAAGATCGCTGTAGATGCTATGGGTGGGGATAACTCGCCTGCTGTCGAGGTTGCCGGCGCTGTTGTCGCCTGCCGGGAGTGGGGGTGTGAGGTTGTTCTCGTCGGTGATACTGCGAAAATTCAGGCAGAACTCGATAAACATGAGATCAGCAATTTAAGTCTTGAAATTCATCATGCCAGTGAAGTGGTTGGTATGCATGATTCCCCCTCTGACGCACTCCGCAAGAAGAAAGATTCGTCAATTCGGGTCGCTTTTAATCTCGTTCAGCAAGGTGTGGCATCGGCGGTTGTCAGCGCGGGTAATTCCGGCGCTATTATGGCAAGTGGGATGTTTGTTCTTGGGCGTGTTAATGGGGTAGAACGTCCGGCTATCGGTACTTTTTTGCCAAATCTCAATGATCAGACAATGGTTCTTGATATGGGTGCAAATGTCGATTGCAAGCCGACGCATCTCTGCCAGTTTGCGATCATGGGGAGTCTTTATGTTGAGAACCTTCTCGGCAAACCTCATCCCCGTGTTGGTCTGCTCTCTAATGGAGAGGAAGAGAAAAAAGGCAACGACTTAACCCGAGAAACTCATCGACTGCTGAAAACATCACAACTGAACTACCTGGGTTATGTTGAAGGTGGCGATGTCTATAACGGCGCCGTAGATGTTGTTGTTTGTGATGGGTTTGTCGGTAACGTTTTATTGAAAGTTTCAGAAGGTCTGGCTGTTGCTATTGGAACGATGTTAAAGCAGGAAATAGAAAGTCGCTTTTTGGCAAAGCTTGGTTACTTTTTTAGCCGACAAGCCTTTTCGGCATTCAAGAAAAGGATTAATCCGGCGGAATATGGCGGTGCTCCATTGCTGGGGATTTCCGGCGTCGGTATTGTTTGTCATGGAAGTTCAGATCCGATGGCAATAAGTATTGCGATTCGTCAGGCGGGTGAGTATGCAAAGATTCGTTTTGAAGAAAAACTTGCAACTTTGCTCTAG
- a CDS encoding beta-ketoacyl-ACP synthase III, with product MKSKIIGTGSYLPEQIRTNHDLEKMVDTSHDWIVARTGIEERRIAAPDECTSSMATVAAQRAMDMAGVAAEDIDMIVMGTITGDYPWPATACIVQANLGAKNAYAYDVSAACSGFLFALSSANDFLMSGRGKRALVIGAETLSRSIDWTDRNTCVLFGDGAGAVLLEAQESDSGVLSCHLHSDGNYLELLYQPGFGAKNPASIDGFKQKLGFLKMQGNEVFKVAVRSLTEVSKEALAANDYTSADVTQFIPHQANLRILEATTKRLGLTSEQSFINVNKYGNTSGATIPIAIDEAYHQGLLKEGDLILSAAFGGGFTWGSTLIRW from the coding sequence ATGAAATCGAAAATTATCGGTACCGGTTCTTATCTCCCTGAACAAATTCGCACGAATCATGACCTTGAGAAGATGGTTGATACCAGCCATGACTGGATAGTGGCCAGAACAGGGATTGAAGAGCGTCGTATTGCTGCTCCTGATGAATGTACCTCCAGTATGGCGACAGTTGCTGCTCAGCGCGCTATGGATATGGCAGGGGTCGCCGCCGAAGACATCGATATGATTGTCATGGGAACGATTACGGGGGATTATCCCTGGCCGGCGACAGCCTGTATCGTTCAAGCAAATCTTGGTGCAAAAAATGCCTATGCCTATGATGTTTCAGCCGCATGTAGTGGTTTTCTTTTTGCGCTTTCAAGTGCTAATGATTTTCTCATGTCGGGGCGTGGTAAGAGGGCTTTAGTCATTGGCGCGGAAACTTTAAGTCGTTCAATTGATTGGACTGACAGAAACACATGTGTTCTGTTTGGTGATGGAGCCGGTGCCGTTTTGCTTGAAGCTCAAGAGAGTGATTCCGGCGTATTGTCCTGTCATCTTCATTCCGATGGTAATTATCTGGAGCTTCTTTATCAGCCGGGGTTTGGTGCAAAAAATCCTGCCTCAATTGATGGCTTTAAGCAGAAACTGGGTTTTTTGAAGATGCAGGGGAATGAAGTCTTCAAGGTGGCGGTTCGCTCATTGACTGAAGTTTCAAAGGAAGCATTGGCTGCCAATGATTATACCAGTGCCGATGTCACCCAGTTTATTCCGCATCAGGCTAATCTCCGGATTCTGGAGGCAACGACGAAACGCCTGGGGTTGACCAGTGAGCAAAGCTTTATCAATGTCAATAAATACGGGAACACTTCCGGTGCTACGATTCCTATAGCTATTGATGAAGCCTATCATCAAGGATTGCTCAAGGAAGGGGATCTGATTCTTTCTGCAGCTTTTGGTGGTGGCTTTACCTGGGGTTCGACACTGATACGTTGGTAA